From one Triticum aestivum cultivar Chinese Spring chromosome 4B, IWGSC CS RefSeq v2.1, whole genome shotgun sequence genomic stretch:
- the LOC123094007 gene encoding acetylserotonin O-methyltransferase 3 has protein sequence MASGMQHKNAISTATEGLIQAQLELYHHSLGYVKSAALRAAAELGIPDAIHRHGGVATLSDIATETGIHPSKYSHLRRLMHTLTVTGIFSVEGYDDDAGYKLTLVSSVLVEGGESMCNLSPMVPLLVELLKLTMLFDIKVWFTDEQASAMTLFEVAHGCTPSEMKAKKGTGGIFQAAMVADTNLVMEVVLKEHMGIFKGVNSLVDAGGAHGAAAAAISKALPHVKCTVLDLPHVIAGAPTSRDVQFVAGDVFEYIPPADAILLKWILCIWRDEDAVKVLRRCKEAIPAGGKVIIFDGVVDSGASQNVILKETQVLFDIMMMGIDGVERDEQQWKKMFVEAGFGDYKISPVGHRSIIEVYP, from the exons ATGGCGTCAGGAATGCAACACAAAAATGCGATAAGCACAGCCACAGAGGGCTTGATCCAAGCTCAACTTGAGCTCTACCACCACTCCTTGGGGTACGTGAAGTCTGCGGCGCTCAGGGCTGCCGCAGAACTAGGCATCCCGGATGCCATCCATCGCCACGGTGGTGTGGCCACGTTGTCTGACATTGCCACAGAAACTGGGATCCACCCAAGCAAGTACTCCCACCTCCGTCGGCTGATGCACACGCTCACCGTCACGGGCATCTTCTCCGTCGAAGGCTATGACGATGATGCCGGGTACAAGCTCACTCTTGTCTCCAGCGTCCTTGTCGAAGGAGGCGAGAGCATGTGCAACCTGTCTCCCATGGTGCCTCTGCTTGTCGAACTGCTGAAGCTGACCATGCTCTTCGACATAAAAGTGTGGTTCACCGACGAGCAGGCGTCAGCCATGACACTATTTGAGGTGGCGCATGGCTGCACACCATCGGAAATGAAAGCCAAGAAGGGCACAGGTGGCATATTCCAGGCCGCCATGGTCGCCGACACCAACCTCGTCATGGAGGTAGTCCTCAAAGAGCACATGGGCATTTTTAAGGGGGTGAACTCGCTTGTTGATGCGGGCGGTGCCCATGGTGCCGCAGCCGCAGCAATCTCCAAGGCCCTCCCACACGTCAAGTGCACCGTGCTAGACCTCCCACACGTGATTGCTGGCGCACCTACCAGCCGCGACGTCCAGTTTGTTGCTGGCGATGTGTTTGAGTACATACCACCAGCCGACGCTATCCTTCTCAAG TGGATTCTATGCATATGGCGAGACGAAGATGCCGTCAAGGTACTACGCCGGTGCAAGGAAGCTATACCAGCTGGAGGGAAGGTGATAATCTTCGATGGCGTGGTAGATTCTGGGGCGTCACAGAATGTTATTCTTAAGGAGACACAAGTTCTATTTGATATCATGATGATGGGCATCGATGGGGTCGAACGAGACGAGCAGCAGTGGAAGAAGATGTTCGTTGAAGCAGGATTTGGGGACTATAAGATCAGTCCAGTGGGACATCGGTCCATCATTGAAGTCTACCCATGA